The Inediibacterium massiliense genome has a segment encoding these proteins:
- a CDS encoding exonuclease SbcCD subunit D, which produces MKILHTADWHLGKNLENASRLEEQEKFIEDFVDIVEKNCIDLVIIAGDIYDHSNPKAQAEKLFYKALKEISKGGERIVLVIAGNHDNPERLVAASPLAYEQGIILLPYPKSCAEIGNCGRHKIIDAGQGYLEVEIHKERAVIITLPYPSEKRLQEIIYEEIGEEERQKTYSSKVGEIFKILSSKYREDTINIAVSHLFVMGGEETSSERNIQLGGSLAVNVYDLPLDAQYIALGHLHRPQEIKNSKTKVVYAGSPLQYSKSEIGYSKCLYIIDINPGKEPKIDKVLLQNYKPIEVWRCENIEEAIKTCKENGERDVWVYLEIKTDEYITQEHIKIMKELKKDILEIKPIIKESEAQLNEFYDIEEKSIEELFGDFYFHQRKVHPTDELMDLFLKVVHEEDEED; this is translated from the coding sequence ATGAAAATTTTACATACAGCAGATTGGCATTTAGGAAAGAATCTTGAAAATGCTAGTAGACTTGAGGAACAAGAAAAATTTATAGAAGATTTCGTAGATATTGTTGAAAAGAATTGTATAGATTTAGTGATCATTGCTGGAGATATTTATGATCATAGTAATCCAAAAGCTCAAGCAGAAAAATTATTCTATAAAGCATTAAAAGAAATATCAAAAGGGGGAGAAAGAATTGTATTAGTCATTGCAGGAAATCATGATAATCCTGAAAGATTAGTAGCTGCAAGCCCTCTAGCTTATGAGCAGGGAATTATTCTACTACCGTACCCAAAAAGCTGTGCAGAGATAGGAAACTGCGGAAGACACAAAATTATAGATGCAGGGCAGGGGTATTTAGAAGTAGAGATTCATAAAGAGCGGGCTGTGATTATTACCCTTCCCTATCCTAGTGAAAAAAGACTTCAAGAAATCATATATGAAGAGATTGGAGAGGAAGAAAGGCAAAAGACTTATAGTAGTAAAGTTGGAGAAATATTTAAAATACTTTCTTCAAAATACCGAGAAGATACTATAAATATTGCAGTTTCACATTTATTTGTAATGGGTGGAGAAGAAACATCATCAGAGCGAAATATTCAATTAGGAGGAAGTTTAGCAGTAAATGTATATGATCTTCCATTAGATGCTCAATATATTGCATTAGGACATTTACATAGACCCCAAGAGATTAAAAATAGTAAGACAAAAGTAGTTTATGCTGGCTCTCCTCTTCAATATAGTAAAAGCGAAATAGGATATAGCAAATGTTTATATATAATAGATATAAATCCTGGGAAAGAACCAAAGATAGACAAAGTATTATTACAAAACTATAAACCTATTGAAGTATGGAGATGTGAAAACATAGAAGAAGCTATAAAAACTTGTAAAGAAAATGGAGAAAGAGATGTGTGGGTTTATCTTGAGATTAAAACAGATGAGTATATTACCCAAGAACATATCAAAATAATGAAGGAATTAAAGAAAGATATACTAGAAATCAAACCTATTATAAAAGAAAGTGAAGCTCAGCTAAATGAATTTTATGATATAGAGGAGAAAAGTATAGAGGAATTGTTTGGAGATTTTTATTTTCATCAAAGAAAAGTGCATCCAACAGATGAATTAATGGATTTATTTTTAAAAGTTGTCCATGAGGAGGATGAAGAGGATTGA
- a CDS encoding radical SAM protein, which translates to MPSSKTYHPLNLLEIQLTSDCNLSCIYCGNSPKLRSDHKNWLPLEVIQETILKLKPKKVLFTGGEVILAWERLLEALEFVKDLDIEIIISSNLTLLNYEDIDLLIDQYNVHTFHTSFNDYDLQMTNRVRGGDLTNREKLMDNIRYITQKRKKKLKVETILLKDTISDLPNIHKLLYDLGVKHHKIEFLIPTGYASWDMMLPYNKLVDTVLKTYKEKQKGCILELTCCYLTPCIEEASKLYEIDDPEFIFHKCIDGKESAYLLANGDFVPCFLLPNHLMNTNVYTNDVLDVWNNNKVFRAVRDEANQECTACDFFHKNNSKTNCNNGCWALMYMETKSFEHNCPKYIKEKLSNL; encoded by the coding sequence ATGCCCAGTTCAAAAACTTATCATCCACTAAATTTATTAGAAATCCAATTAACCAGCGATTGTAACCTTTCATGTATCTATTGTGGTAATAGTCCAAAGTTAAGAAGCGATCATAAGAATTGGTTACCTCTAGAGGTAATCCAAGAAACCATTCTAAAACTAAAACCAAAAAAGGTTTTATTCACAGGAGGTGAGGTAATATTAGCATGGGAAAGACTTCTCGAAGCATTAGAATTTGTTAAAGATTTAGATATAGAAATTATTATTAGTTCTAATCTGACACTATTAAATTATGAAGATATAGATTTATTAATAGATCAATACAATGTTCATACTTTTCATACGTCATTTAACGATTATGATTTACAGATGACCAATAGAGTTAGAGGTGGTGATTTAACTAATCGAGAAAAATTAATGGATAATATTAGATATATAACACAAAAACGTAAAAAAAAGCTTAAAGTCGAAACAATATTGCTAAAAGATACCATTTCTGATCTCCCAAATATACATAAACTTCTATATGATTTAGGTGTAAAACATCATAAAATTGAATTCTTAATTCCCACAGGATATGCCAGTTGGGATATGATGCTTCCTTACAATAAATTAGTAGATACTGTTCTTAAAACATATAAAGAAAAACAAAAAGGATGTATTTTAGAACTTACATGCTGTTATCTAACTCCTTGTATTGAAGAAGCTTCAAAATTATATGAAATCGATGATCCAGAATTTATATTTCATAAATGTATAGATGGAAAAGAAAGTGCTTATCTTCTAGCTAATGGTGATTTTGTGCCTTGTTTCCTTCTTCCAAATCATTTGATGAATACAAATGTATATACCAATGATGTATTAGATGTTTGGAATAATAATAAAGTTTTTCGTGCCGTAAGAGATGAAGCCAACCAAGAATGTACAGCCTGTGATTTTTTCCATAAAAATAATTCTAAAACTAATTGTAATAACGGTTGTTGGGCACTTATGTATATGGAAACAAAATCATTTGAACATAATTGTCCTAAATACATAAAGGAAAAATTATCAAATTTATAA
- a CDS encoding radical SAM protein → MIKQSITPNIDGLNFSLNDIETAKKENKPMLLTLYTRGICNVKCPSCFIEASDEKFNELTIKQYYNILKEAKDLGIKSIKISGAGEPLMDDRILDIAQYIKELGMKCIIYTNGTFLGDDNLSYKIHHMSSLELIEKLFSLDVSIVLKFNSFKAEVQDYFVGVKGSGKKIKKGLDNLLYIHYNDTKNNAHKLAIQSILTPHNIEEIPHMYRFARNNNIFPYFETVLKKGNAVENPNLYLTNEQIKDIFYRLLTIDQEEFNIEWFPAPSFVGFFCAELYYSMLIDNFGYLKPCAGINISLDNYHENSLKNLWSNEWLVNLRNIDKNIKGACKSCEHRLKSCFYGCRGDAFLNTNDVFGNYNECWWGKENV, encoded by the coding sequence TTGATAAAACAATCTATTACACCTAATATAGACGGATTGAATTTTTCATTAAATGACATAGAAACAGCAAAAAAAGAAAATAAGCCTATGCTACTTACCTTATACACTCGTGGTATATGTAATGTAAAATGTCCATCATGTTTCATAGAAGCATCAGATGAAAAATTTAATGAACTAACTATAAAGCAATATTACAATATATTAAAAGAAGCTAAAGACCTTGGAATAAAATCGATTAAAATATCTGGAGCCGGAGAACCTTTAATGGATGATCGGATCTTGGATATTGCTCAATATATAAAAGAACTGGGTATGAAATGTATAATCTATACCAATGGAACTTTTTTAGGCGACGATAACCTTTCTTATAAAATTCACCATATGAGTTCATTAGAATTGATTGAAAAGTTATTCTCATTAGATGTTTCAATTGTTTTGAAGTTTAATAGCTTCAAAGCAGAGGTACAAGATTATTTTGTTGGTGTAAAAGGGTCTGGAAAAAAAATCAAAAAAGGATTGGATAATTTACTTTATATACATTATAATGATACTAAGAATAATGCACATAAGCTTGCCATTCAATCTATTTTGACACCTCATAACATAGAAGAAATTCCTCATATGTATCGATTTGCACGCAATAATAATATCTTCCCTTACTTTGAAACAGTATTAAAAAAAGGAAATGCTGTTGAAAATCCAAATTTATATTTAACTAATGAACAAATTAAGGATATTTTCTATAGATTACTAACTATTGACCAAGAAGAATTTAACATCGAATGGTTCCCTGCACCTTCTTTTGTAGGATTTTTTTGTGCAGAATTGTACTATAGTATGTTAATAGATAATTTTGGATATTTAAAACCCTGTGCAGGAATTAATATATCATTAGATAATTATCATGAAAATTCTCTAAAAAATCTTTGGTCAAATGAATGGCTAGTCAACCTAAGGAACATTGATAAAAATATAAAAGGAGCCTGTAAAAGCTGTGAGCATAGATTAAAATCATGTTTCTATGGGTGTCGTGGTGATGCTTTTTTAAATACAAATGATGTTTTTGGTAATTACAATGAATGTTGGTGGGGTAAGGAGAATGTATAA